Within Azoarcus sp. DD4, the genomic segment GCTGCGCGGCACACGGCGGCTGCCGACCATGTGGAAGTACCAGGCGAAGCCGTAGCCGGCAGTGCGGTCGAAGTCGTGCAGTTCGCGCGCCAGCACGGTGCCGCGGCTGGCCGGGATGCCGGTCCATACCGGCGCGTGCGCGGCCACCGTGGTGGCGCCGTAGCGGGTCTGGTGGAAGCGGTCGAGGTGTTCGGTCAGCGCGAGCACCCAGTGGTCGCAGAAGCGGCGCTGCTGGCCGGCACTGCTGGCGGCCCAGTCGGACAGGAAGCGCAGGATGGGCGCCGGCTTGCCGGTCTGGTCGATGAGGCGGCCGACGAACTGGGTGACGTCGGTGAGACGACGCAGGACGTAGCGCGGGGCGCCCAGCGCGACCGGCGCCGGGGCTGCGGCCGGACGTTCGAGCAGGTCCTCGGCGGCGAGCGGTGCTGCGCTGCCGGCGCCCACCACATGGCTGGAGACCTCCTGCAGTTCCTCGATTTCGAGTTGCAGGAACTCCGCCGGGCCCTTGCCCCATGGGGCGACGAGGTAGTGGCTGATGCCCTGCTGCAGCGTCAGCACGTAGCCGGCGTCGGCGTAACGTTCGAGGAAGGCCTCGCCGTCCTCGTCGATCTCGGCCCAGGCCTGCTCCAGCCACGCGAGCGCATCTTCGGCCACGCAGCCGCCGTTGGCGTCGAGGATGCGGCCCGGGCGGAACCAGCCGCCGCGCGACACCCGTGGCGCGAACTCGGGGCCGCCGGCCTTGCGCAGGGCGTCGAGCAGCGGCGCGTGTCCGGGCAGCGGGGTGAGCGTGGCGCACAGGGTGAACAGGGTTTCGTTCAGCGTGGGCGGGATGTTGAGACTGGCCGGTCCGGCGGTCGGGGACGCCTGTGCGGCGTCACGGGGGGTGTCGAACGAGGCGTCGGTCATGGCGAGTCCTTGGAGGAGCGGTGATGATGGGTCTTGCGGTGGCGCCGTCAGGCGGAGTCGTTGGCGGCGCCAAGGCGTTCGGCGGCAAGCAGACGGACGTCGGGCTCCGGGTCGTTGAGTACGGCGGCGAGCGTGTCGAGCGGGGCCTGCTGCACCGCTGCCGCGCGCACCAGCCATTCGGGGTCGTCGAGCAGGCGCGCGGCGTCGTCGGGCAGCATGCGGCCGGCGGCGAGGGCGCGGACTTCCGGGTCGGGGTCGCCGGCAAGCTTGCCGAGCGCGAAGGCGGGCAGCCGGCGGGCGATCTCCTTGCGGACCGCCGGATCGGGGTCGTCCACCATCTGCGGCAGCTGGCCGTGCGGCAGGCGGCGGGCGACGTGGATGCGCACGCCGTAGTCGGCGTCGCGCATCATGCGGGGCAGGTCGGCCGGCGCCATGCGGGTGGCGACGGTGATGCGGACCTCGCGGTCGGGATCGCGAGCCATGCGCCGCAGCACCTCGCCTTCCGCGCGGATGGCGACGGCGCGACGGACGACCTCGTCCTGGTCGTTTTCCAGGCGCATCGCCGCTTCCTGCGGCGCGTAGCGGACCGCGATCGCGCGTCGTTCCCAGAACGGGTCGTCGAGGCATAACTCGGCCCATTCCGGGTTGCGCGCGAGGAAGCGGTCGATCTGGCGGCCGCTGTAGACGAACAGACAGGCGTCGCCCGGGCCGCAGCGCCCCTTGGCGAGCGTGTCCTCGCGCAGTTCGCATTGCGCGCAGGGGTTTTCGGGCGGGGTGTAGTCGCTGCCGGCAGGCGGGGCGTCGTGTTCGTGGTCCAAATCTTGTAGGAGCGTTGTCGCTCGGCGCGAGGGTTGGTGTCGACCACGACAGGCGCAAGCGGCATGCCAGCGGCGACAAAGGCTCGCGGCTTATGGTTTGATGGCCCGGTCGTGGTCGGTCGTGGCTGAAGTACGACAATCCTTGCGCCGACTTGTCGCAAGTCCGACAGCGTGCTTGTCTGTTTCGGCCTGGTTTCCGCCACGAAGCGGGCGATTTCGCCCCGATCTGGGGAAAACCTTTGCAATTCTTTGTTTCTATGTAAACTGGGTAGCTCATAAAGACAGCGACAGCCGGCTCGCACCCGCGTGCGTCGCCGCCAGGTCGACAACCGGAACCGGGGGGAATATGGCGAAGGGCGCTCACGAGGGCTTGCGTACCCGCCTGTCCGCCATCGTCGTTTTCGTCGTCGCCACGGTGATGCTGCCCTTCGT encodes:
- a CDS encoding 4Fe4S-binding leucine-rich repeat protein — encoded protein: MDHEHDAPPAGSDYTPPENPCAQCELREDTLAKGRCGPGDACLFVYSGRQIDRFLARNPEWAELCLDDPFWERRAIAVRYAPQEAAMRLENDQDEVVRRAVAIRAEGEVLRRMARDPDREVRITVATRMAPADLPRMMRDADYGVRIHVARRLPHGQLPQMVDDPDPAVRKEIARRLPAFALGKLAGDPDPEVRALAAGRMLPDDAARLLDDPEWLVRAAAVQQAPLDTLAAVLNDPEPDVRLLAAERLGAANDSA